One genomic window of Luteitalea pratensis includes the following:
- a CDS encoding VWA domain-containing protein codes for MSVRLSRLGMRAAAVLLGAVTLTAQQPPAAPPAAPPQDPAQPAAQVPTPAKDPSKPDFATVTSLVSTDVIPRDGAGQFLADLKREEFLVVEDGVEQTVASLTLVHGGRYFNLAAPPPAPVEEGMVLPPPRPVNDAAGRIFLLFVDDLHLDFRNTPRIRDLFKKISTELIHDGDMFGIVSTGPSSISVDLTYDRRRLDESIKKISGSALKPKDILEQPNGQQGNQELRYRAHVAFSTAFDLMRELEKVQNRRKALVYVSNGYDFDPFPQGRLQRDSLYGYNQTGMDPRDPAAVTNRQGQQFADADLARELADLTRAANRANATIYTIDPRGLVGGAEMDDEVDMVEWNNYVRKTQDSMRVLAEETGGIAIVNQNDFVKALKKIDAETSDYYVLGYYSSNPDPTRKRRQIEVKVKRPGVSVWARKGYALKTPKDDEKSK; via the coding sequence ATGTCTGTACGTCTGAGCCGCCTCGGAATGCGCGCCGCAGCGGTGCTGCTCGGCGCGGTGACCCTCACCGCGCAACAGCCCCCGGCCGCCCCTCCCGCGGCGCCTCCACAGGACCCGGCCCAGCCCGCCGCTCAGGTCCCGACGCCTGCCAAGGACCCCTCGAAGCCCGACTTCGCGACCGTCACGAGCCTGGTCAGCACAGACGTCATCCCGCGCGACGGCGCGGGGCAGTTCCTCGCCGATCTGAAGAGGGAAGAGTTCCTGGTCGTCGAGGACGGCGTCGAACAGACCGTCGCCTCGCTCACCCTGGTGCACGGCGGACGCTACTTCAACCTCGCCGCGCCGCCGCCAGCACCGGTCGAAGAGGGCATGGTGCTGCCCCCGCCGCGTCCCGTGAACGACGCCGCCGGCCGCATCTTCCTGCTGTTTGTCGACGACCTGCACCTCGACTTCCGCAACACGCCGCGGATCCGTGATCTGTTCAAGAAGATCTCGACCGAGTTGATCCACGACGGCGACATGTTCGGGATCGTCTCGACAGGGCCTTCGTCCATCTCGGTGGACCTGACGTACGACCGGCGTCGGCTCGACGAGTCGATCAAGAAGATCAGCGGCAGCGCGCTCAAGCCGAAGGACATTCTCGAGCAGCCAAACGGGCAGCAGGGGAACCAGGAACTCCGGTATCGCGCGCACGTCGCCTTCAGCACCGCCTTCGACCTGATGCGCGAGCTCGAGAAGGTGCAGAACCGACGCAAGGCCCTCGTTTACGTCAGCAACGGCTACGACTTCGATCCGTTCCCGCAGGGCCGACTGCAGCGTGACTCGTTGTACGGCTACAACCAGACCGGCATGGACCCGCGCGATCCTGCCGCCGTGACCAACCGGCAGGGGCAGCAGTTCGCCGACGCCGACCTCGCACGTGAGCTTGCCGACCTGACGAGGGCCGCCAACCGCGCCAACGCCACCATCTACACGATCGATCCACGCGGTCTCGTCGGCGGTGCCGAGATGGACGACGAAGTGGACATGGTCGAGTGGAACAACTACGTCCGCAAGACCCAGGACAGCATGCGCGTCCTGGCCGAGGAGACCGGCGGCATCGCCATCGTCAACCAGAACGACTTCGTCAAGGCGCTGAAGAAGATCGACGCGGAGACGAGCGACTACTACGTCCTCGGTTACTACTCGAGCAACCCCGATCCGACGCGCAAGCGCCGCCAGATCGAGGTCAAGGTGAAGCGACCCGGGGTCAGCGTCTGGGCGCGCAAGGGCTATGCCTTGAAGACGCCGAAGGACGACGAGAAGAGCAAGTAG